The sequence CTGTACGCCGACTTTCGTCGCCGATCTGCCACTCGAGCACCATTTGTGGCAGCAGGAGATGTTCCTGCCAATCACCACGCTGGCCGCGGTCGACCATCTCGATCAGGCGATGTCGCTGGCCAACAACGTCAACTACGGCCTGACGGCCGGTTTCTACGGATCGGAGAAGGAAGCCGAGTGGTTCTTCGACAAGATCGAGGCCGGTGTGACCTACGCCAACCGGCCGCAGGGCGCCACCACCGGCGCTTGGCCTGGCTTCCAGCCGTTCGGCGGGTGGAAGGGATCAGGTTCTTCGGGGAAGAACGCCGGCGGGTTGTACTATCTGCCGCTCTACATGCACGAGCAGATCCACACTTTCGTGCGCTAGGGCCGCGAGCCTGGCTCCTGCCTGTGAGCCGGAGCCAGCCGCAGGAGCCGGTGGCGTGCAGTTGCGACATTGGCATGCCTATCCCCCGATGCGTAAACATCGGCAGGCGACTCCGGACCCGCGTGTGGCGGCACAACCCGCGCCCTCCGACATCGGCACTGGCACGACAGGTCTGGGGGAGGGGGACGCACCTAACGGGTTTGACACGTCAATGACAGCTCAGGGCGGAGGAGCAACATGAACACGAAGAACCTGCTGATCGCCAGCCTTGTCGGTGGTCTGACCATCACCCTGCTGGCCAATGTTCCGATCCTCAATTTCATCAACTGCCTGCTGTGCGCCGGATTCTGGGGTGGCGCCATCCTGGCAGTCTGGCTGTACAAGCGCCTGACCGGGAGCGTCACCCTAGGACAGGGCGTGGCGGTAGGCACCCTGGCCGGCGTATTGGCCGGGACCTTTGGCTTCCTGTTGAGCTTCGCGGGATTGGCTGGGGCGCAGGCACTGGTGAACAGCTACTCCCAGTTCCTGCCACCTGAGGCAGCCATGGAACCGGCCCT comes from Anaerolineales bacterium and encodes:
- a CDS encoding aldehyde dehydrogenase family protein, with protein sequence CTPTFVADLPLEHHLWQQEMFLPITTLAAVDHLDQAMSLANNVNYGLTAGFYGSEKEAEWFFDKIEAGVTYANRPQGATTGAWPGFQPFGGWKGSGSSGKNAGGLYYLPLYMHEQIHTFVR